CCAGGTGCGCCAGGTGATCAAATCGCTGCTCACCTCAATGATGGCGGCGCGGTTCGCCGGATGCGTGAACTGAAACTGCGCCACACCGCCGCCGGACTGCATCACGCCGTAACTCCAGCCGCTGGAGGAGGCATGCGGATTCGTGCCAGTGAGGAATTCCAGCAGATTGCTGCGGCCGTCGTGATCGGGATCATCGCCGACATCTCCCACGGGCGGGCTTTGTGCCGTCTGCCATTGAGTGAAGTTCTGCCGTGTGCTCAGAGCGGCGATCCAGTCGCTCACGAGCTGTTCGTTCACTAGATCACGCTCAAACGTGCCTAGCGGCGGCATGCGTGTGATGCCATTGCCCTGCTGACGGCGCAGAAGTATCGAATGCGTCGTGTCACCCGGTACGATGAAGCGATTCGCGGTGTCACCATCGTTGTTGACGAGCAGGCCATTGATCAGGTTGGCCGCGTCGGTCTTGGTGGTGATGCGCGCGTCCCAGCTTCCCTGCGAGGCACCGCCTGGCTGATGACACTGCACGCAGTTCACCGCGAGATACGAGCGCACACGCCATTCGAGCGACTGCGATGTGTCATTAGCCGCCGCGAAGGCGGCAAGATTGTTCACACCTGTCACGGCGGCGCTGAAATAGCCCGCGTCGCTCAGGGCCTGGAGTTGGTTTTGCAAGCCGGTGCCGTAGTCGCGGGCACGGTTGAGCTGCGGCGTGTTGAAGCTCAGTGCGTGGCCGCCAACAGGAGTGTGGCAGGTCACGCACTCTCCACGGCTCGGATAACGCCATGTTTGGGAAGGCAAACTGCTCGAAATTTCCTCCGTAAGTCCGGCCTCGGCCACCAGATCGGCGTCGCTTTGATCCGCGCGCCATTTGTAGCTCAGGCCATAGACATCCGTCGCTGTTTTGACGAGGAAACGCGTCTCCAGCTTTCGCCGTGTTGCCGGGACACCGCGTGTCGTCTCGAAGTCGAAGTGCTTGATCCAAACCGTGCCAGTTGGAAAGGTCCAGTTGCCCGTGGCACTGAAGGTGATCGTGTCCGTGGTGTTTGGAATGCTGAACCAGCGGCTCTTGATCGCGTAGTCGCTCCAGAAGTTCACATTTGGATCGTAGGCCACGATGCCCGCGCCCGGCGTGAGCGTGGCGAGGTTTGAAAACGCGCCCGTGGCCGAGAGCGTGGCCGGTGGCTCCGTGCCCGTGATGCCATTGCGCACGAGCCTGTAAATCGTGCCTTGCAGGCTGCACAGCAGCGGCTCGCCATTGCGTGGATCGGTGCCGAAATCGACGATCTGCTGCCGGGTGGTGAGCTGCTGAGCGGTCCAGACGCCCGGACTCGTCTCCGTGAGCGCCGCGATGATGCCGCCGCCACCGTAAACATCACCGAAGATGTATTTGCCCTGCAGCTCGGTGAGCTGATTGCCGCGATACACGATGCCGCCGCACACGGAGGGGCCGTAGATGGTGCCGCCGGCGGAAAGGTCGCTCACATACTCGAAAATGGGGTCGATAGGCGTGAAGCCGTTGACGGGTGGCGCGTTCGTGTTGCCTCCGGAGTTGTCCGGAAAGCGCGGTGGCACGGTGGCGGACTGGAAGAACTCATGAAAGCCCTCGCGCCAGCTCCAGCCGTAGTCACCGCCCTTTACCACGATGTCCACCTCCTCCCAGTTGAGTTGGCCGACATCGCCAAGAAAGATGCGCCCCGTCGGCGGATCGATGGTGAAGCGGAACGGATTGCGGAAGCCTGTGGCGAAAATCTCCGTGCGCACCGTCGCGGGAACAATCGTCTGTCCGTGCCAGCTCGTGAAAGCGATGAACGGGTTGTCCGCCGGTACTTTGTAGGTGCCCGCATGAATGGCGGAGGACACGGGGCCTGGCTGTGCATGTGCGTTGGGCGTTAGATTTTCCGGCCGGTTGTCCACGTCGAGGCGGATCATCTGGCCCCAGAAGTCCTTGTTGATGAAACGTGCGTTGTTGTAGAAATCGCCGCCGCCGCCCTCGTCACCGAGCGAGAGGTAAAGATAGCCATCGGCACCGAAGGCGAGATCGCCGCCGTTATGGTTGATCGCCTGATCATAGATCGTCAGCAGCGGCGTCATCGTGGCCGGATCAGCGCTCGCGGCGGCATTGTAGCTGCCCGGTGTCCCTGTGGCCTGGAAACGCGCCAGCCGCTGATGAAGCTGGCCGCTGAGGGTGATGCTGAAATAGAGGTAGAAGCAGCCGTTGTCGTTGTAGTCCGGATGGAAAACCATGCTGAGCAGGCCGTTCTCGTCCGCAAACGGGAGCGACTGACCGATGCTGGTCAAATAACTGGCCAGATCCATGAAGATGGCCTGGGAGGGTGTTGCCGCGCTCAAATTGTTCACCACCCGCACCACGCCCGCACGTTGGGCCACATAGAGGCGGTTCGTCTCGCCATTCGGGAAGGCCGTGCACATTGGATTCGTGAAAGTCATCCCGCCGCCACCGGCAAAGGTGATCGCGTTCGTCGTCGTGTAGCCCGTCGCCGCAGGCAGCGTGGCAGGCAGATTGAGCGTGGTGTTTGGCTGCCGCACGAGCTGCGCGTGCAAACACTCACCCGTCATGCCGAGGACGGCCAGGCAGAGTATTGAGGCAGCTTTCATGGGTTGGAACCTGCCCAATGCTGGCTCCCTTGGTCAGAAAACAAAAATGAAAATCAGTTCATCTTTAGACCTGCTTCGCCTGCTAGAATACCCAGGGCCTTCCCGTTTGCCTGCCCAGCCATGAAGTTCACGCGCACACTTCTCATCATGCTCTGCACTGCCGCCACGGCGGATGCGGGCGAGACATCCCAACAGATCGACACCCTGCTCGCTAAAGACTGGCAGCAGCACCAGCTCACGCCGAATCCACCCGCCAGCGATGAAACCTTCGTCCGCCGCGTCCATCTCGACATCATCGGTCGCATCCCGACCGCGCAGGAAACACTGTCGTTTCTGCACAGCCCCGACAAGGGCAAGCGTGCGAAGCTGATCGACCAGCTCCTCGCCAGCGAGGGATACAACCAGCACATGTTTCATTTCTGGGCCGATCTGCTCCGTGTGCAGTCGCGGGCGAACGGCGGGCAGGGGGAGATGACCTCGAAGCCCTACCTGGAGCATGTGAAGCAGCGCATTCGCGAAAACAAGCCGTATGACGCCTTCGTTCGCGAGCTGCTCACCGCGCAGGGCAAGGTGTGGGACAACCCCGCCATCGGCTACTACATGCGCGATCTCGGCATGCCGCTCGACAATTTGTCGAACACCACACGCATCTTCCTCGGCACACGCATCGAGTGTGCGCAATGCCACAATCATCCGTTCGACAAATGGACGCAGATGCAGTTCTACCAGATGGCCGCGTTCACCTATCCGCTGGAGACGAATTTCACCGGCGTGGCTGAAAAAGGACCGTTGATGGATTTGAAGCGTGCCGCTGACAAAAAGCCCGAACTGGCTGTGCAAACCCGCCACATCGGCCGCGTGTTTGAGAACCTCGGCGACTTCGTGCGCTACAGCAAAGTTCAGACACTGCCCACGCGTGTGCTGAGGCTGCCCCACGATTACCAATACACCGACGCGAAGCCGAAGGATGCCGTCAATTCCGCCACGATGCTCGGAAAGCCGCTCACGGGCGATTTGCAAACTTTCGCAGACTGGATGACCTCGCCGGAGAATCCGCGCTTTACCAAAGTGATAGCGAACCGCTTATGGAAGAAGGTCTTCGGCCTCGGATTGATCGAACCGGTCGATGAACTCATGGACAACACCGTGGCGATGAATCCGGCGCTCATGAAGCACCTGGAGCAGTTCATGATCGCCAGCCACTACGATGTGAAAGCCTTCCTCCGCGTGCTCTACAACACGCAGGCCTATCAAAACGAAGCGACAAAGACCGAGCTGTTTGCTGGCGAGGTTTATCACTTCACCGGTCCGCTGTTGCGCCGCATGACAGCGGAACAGATCTACGACAGCTTTGTCACGCTCATCCATCCCACACCCGATCTGCCGCGTCGCAAGGGTATCGACTCTGACATGGCGCAGAAGCTCGTCTATCGCGGGAAGCTCAGCGACGCGCTCGATTTGATGACGCCGCAGGAAGTTTTCGATGGCGCCATGAAGGCCTCCGAGGTTTACGAAACCGTCTCCGCACGATCGAAACCTCTGCGCGAGGCCTACACCGCCGCGCAGAAGGCCAAGGACAAGGAACGGATCGAAAAACTGAACCTCGAAATCCGCTCCGTCGAGTTCATCGCGCGCACCGGCATCCACGATCACGTCGTCGTTCCCGCCGTGGCGCGGCTTTACACGAAGAAGACCGGCAAAGCCGCGCCGTCGCCGATTCCCGTCGTCAAACCAGATCTCGAAGAACTCAAGAAGGCCGGGCAAAACCGCGCTTACATTGAGGTGCCCGGCTACGACATCGACCAAGCCATCCCGCACGAGGAAAAAACCGCCGCAGACGCCCGCGACATCGTCTTCCGCGATGAAGCCAAACAACTAGGCGTCACCGAAATCGACTCCTATCTCAAATCACGCCAAGCCCAAGCCCGGGACTGGCCCCGCGCCGCCGACCTCGAATCCCCAGCCCCGCGCGGCCACTACCTCCGTGAGTTCGGTCAGAGCGACCGCGATCTTATCGAAAACGCCAACGCCGACGCCTCCATGCCCCAGGCGCTCGTCTTGATGAACAGCGAGCTGTTTGAAGCCATCCTCAAACCGCACACTCAGCTTCGCGTGAATCTCGCCGCCGCGAAATATCCCGATGATCAGCTTGCCGCAGTTTATCTGACCGTGCTTTCCCGCCACCCGACTGAGGCCGAAAAAGCCGCTTGGGCCAAATCCGGCCTCAACAGCATCGAAGACCTCGTCTTCGCCCTCATCAACACGCAGCAGTTTATCTTCGTGCGCTGAAACCGGCTGTTTGTTTCATGAACCTGTTTCGCCGTTCCTTACGTTTCTTTCTCCGGCTCGTTCTCGCCCTCATTCTGCTCGTTCTGCTGTTGTTCGGCGGAGGTTGGTGGTATTTTCATCCGGAGTTCACCGAAACACGCGGCATTGTTTACACGCAGCGGCATGGACATGCCCTGACACTTGATGTGATACGCCCGGCGAATCCCAATGGCATCGGCATCCTGGTCATGATCAGCGGAAGGTGGAAGTCGGACCCGAATAAGTTTCAGCCTTGGGCGGCTTCATCCTTTTTACGCCAGGGGCATACCCTCGTCGCCGTCTCGCATCTGTCGCAGCCAGAAGCCAACATCATGGAGATCGTCGATGATGTGGAACGTGCTGCCCGGTTTGTGCGGCATCATGCGCATGAATACGGCATCGATCCGAACCGCCTCGGCGTCTTCGGCGGCAGTTCTGGCGGGCATTTGAGCCTGATGCTCGCCACGCGCGGTGGGCCGGGTGATCCGAACGCCTCAGATCCGGTGGACCGTGAAAACAGCGCGGTGCAGGCCGTGACGGTGTTTTATCCGGTGACGGACCTGCTGAATCTCGGCCCATCCACCGAAAATCTCGGTGATGGCGGTCCGCCCAAGAGCTTCCGCAACTCCTTCGGTCCGAAAGCCACCGATCTGAACGAATGGAAGGTCATCGGTCGCGATCTCTCGCCGATCTTTCACATCACCAAGAGCCTGCCGCCCGTTTTAATCGCCCACGGTGATGCCGACACGCTGGTGCCGCTGGAGCAGTCCACGCGCTTCAAGCAACGCGCCGCCGAACTCGGCCGCGAGGTCGCACTGACGATCCGGCCCGGCCAGAAACATGGCTGGTCCACAATGATCTGGGATGCGCATCTGTTCGCGGGGTGGCTGACGGAGAAGTTGAGGTGAGAAACAGCGGCCTGCCGCCCCGTTGATGGCTGGTTATGTCCACGCGCGCGATCCTGTTCCTCTGCAGCCTTTGCGTATTGTCGTCGGCTTCGTCGGCGGAGCCGCAGAAT
Above is a genomic segment from Prosthecobacter sp. containing:
- a CDS encoding PQQ-dependent sugar dehydrogenase, with the translated sequence MKAASILCLAVLGMTGECLHAQLVRQPNTTLNLPATLPAATGYTTTNAITFAGGGGMTFTNPMCTAFPNGETNRLYVAQRAGVVRVVNNLSAATPSQAIFMDLASYLTSIGQSLPFADENGLLSMVFHPDYNDNGCFYLYFSITLSGQLHQRLARFQATGTPGSYNAAASADPATMTPLLTIYDQAINHNGGDLAFGADGYLYLSLGDEGGGGDFYNNARFINKDFWGQMIRLDVDNRPENLTPNAHAQPGPVSSAIHAGTYKVPADNPFIAFTSWHGQTIVPATVRTEIFATGFRNPFRFTIDPPTGRIFLGDVGQLNWEEVDIVVKGGDYGWSWREGFHEFFQSATVPPRFPDNSGGNTNAPPVNGFTPIDPIFEYVSDLSAGGTIYGPSVCGGIVYRGNQLTELQGKYIFGDVYGGGGIIAALTETSPGVWTAQQLTTRQQIVDFGTDPRNGEPLLCSLQGTIYRLVRNGITGTEPPATLSATGAFSNLATLTPGAGIVAYDPNVNFWSDYAIKSRWFSIPNTTDTITFSATGNWTFPTGTVWIKHFDFETTRGVPATRRKLETRFLVKTATDVYGLSYKWRADQSDADLVAEAGLTEEISSSLPSQTWRYPSRGECVTCHTPVGGHALSFNTPQLNRARDYGTGLQNQLQALSDAGYFSAAVTGVNNLAAFAAANDTSQSLEWRVRSYLAVNCVQCHQPGGASQGSWDARITTKTDAANLINGLLVNNDGDTANRFIVPGDTTHSILLRRQQGNGITRMPPLGTFERDLVNEQLVSDWIAALSTRQNFTQWQTAQSPPVGDVGDDPDHDGRSNLLEFLTGTNPHASSSGWSYGVMQSGGGVAQFQFTHPANRAAIIEVSSDLITWRTWDAPGNLPFYPAADTTRTITASLGSPDRFFRVRFEEL
- a CDS encoding DUF1549 domain-containing protein; translation: MKFTRTLLIMLCTAATADAGETSQQIDTLLAKDWQQHQLTPNPPASDETFVRRVHLDIIGRIPTAQETLSFLHSPDKGKRAKLIDQLLASEGYNQHMFHFWADLLRVQSRANGGQGEMTSKPYLEHVKQRIRENKPYDAFVRELLTAQGKVWDNPAIGYYMRDLGMPLDNLSNTTRIFLGTRIECAQCHNHPFDKWTQMQFYQMAAFTYPLETNFTGVAEKGPLMDLKRAADKKPELAVQTRHIGRVFENLGDFVRYSKVQTLPTRVLRLPHDYQYTDAKPKDAVNSATMLGKPLTGDLQTFADWMTSPENPRFTKVIANRLWKKVFGLGLIEPVDELMDNTVAMNPALMKHLEQFMIASHYDVKAFLRVLYNTQAYQNEATKTELFAGEVYHFTGPLLRRMTAEQIYDSFVTLIHPTPDLPRRKGIDSDMAQKLVYRGKLSDALDLMTPQEVFDGAMKASEVYETVSARSKPLREAYTAAQKAKDKERIEKLNLEIRSVEFIARTGIHDHVVVPAVARLYTKKTGKAAPSPIPVVKPDLEELKKAGQNRAYIEVPGYDIDQAIPHEEKTAADARDIVFRDEAKQLGVTEIDSYLKSRQAQARDWPRAADLESPAPRGHYLREFGQSDRDLIENANADASMPQALVLMNSELFEAILKPHTQLRVNLAAAKYPDDQLAAVYLTVLSRHPTEAEKAAWAKSGLNSIEDLVFALINTQQFIFVR
- a CDS encoding alpha/beta hydrolase → MNLFRRSLRFFLRLVLALILLVLLLFGGGWWYFHPEFTETRGIVYTQRHGHALTLDVIRPANPNGIGILVMISGRWKSDPNKFQPWAASSFLRQGHTLVAVSHLSQPEANIMEIVDDVERAARFVRHHAHEYGIDPNRLGVFGGSSGGHLSLMLATRGGPGDPNASDPVDRENSAVQAVTVFYPVTDLLNLGPSTENLGDGGPPKSFRNSFGPKATDLNEWKVIGRDLSPIFHITKSLPPVLIAHGDADTLVPLEQSTRFKQRAAELGREVALTIRPGQKHGWSTMIWDAHLFAGWLTEKLR